A DNA window from Niabella yanshanensis contains the following coding sequences:
- a CDS encoding TonB-dependent receptor: MKLFFLGSLLYLCIPLISKAQQDSLVTGDSSSHQLANVIVIAQQNLANKKTKVLSSLDSYLESDHSINMIKRGAYAWEPLLNGMATERSIVTIDGMRIYGACTDKMDPVTSYVEITNLNKINIHSGQSGSANGTTIAGSIDLVRRQSGFTNKGLNGLVFSGLETSNMQKITGTTLQYANSHFFSDIDFTYRDADNYKAGGGGEIQYSQFTKYNISGTAGWKPNEHEELTASLIYDKATDVGYPALPMDVSLAEALIGSVQYERHGLTSTIQHWATKLYYNTVTHIMDDTKRPVVPIRMDMPGYTKTRGFYSKLSGATHNHSWRLNLSGHYNTSYAEMTMYANNPAEKDMFMLTWPGINTMYSGLFAEDKISLTDHFNAAVTLGTGLHHNIIKSDFGRQSLAIFYPGMQQSKTRWLKNLSTELQYHRSGWQYSLEAGYGERAPSVSEGYGFYLFNSFDQFDYIGKPDMKNEKSLELHAESSHISSRFNFKAQASYFHIFDYIIGKPNPEFSPMTIGANGIKVYEQLPAATIINTSIDAGYRLPYHLLLSGKATYRRGRSGGLNLPLIQPFSYGTTLQYQHQLFIAEVSAEGALKQTKYSPEFGETAARAYALFNISASRQFNLQNQKITVKAGVENLLDEYYSTFADWNRIPRMGRNIFINLLYSF; this comes from the coding sequence ATGAAGCTTTTTTTCCTAGGCTCCCTGCTATATCTATGTATCCCGCTAATAAGCAAGGCCCAGCAGGATTCGCTCGTTACCGGGGATAGCTCAAGCCATCAATTGGCAAATGTCATAGTCATTGCCCAGCAAAACCTGGCTAATAAAAAAACAAAAGTGCTATCCTCTCTGGACAGCTACCTGGAATCGGATCATTCCATCAATATGATCAAGCGGGGCGCATATGCATGGGAGCCATTGTTGAATGGAATGGCTACCGAGCGATCTATTGTAACAATTGATGGCATGCGGATTTACGGTGCCTGTACCGATAAAATGGATCCGGTGACTTCCTATGTGGAGATTACTAATTTGAATAAAATCAATATCCACAGTGGTCAGTCGGGATCGGCAAACGGGACCACGATAGCCGGTAGCATAGATCTCGTAAGAAGACAATCGGGGTTTACCAACAAAGGATTGAATGGGCTAGTCTTCTCAGGTTTGGAAACATCAAACATGCAAAAAATTACGGGAACCACTTTACAATATGCCAACAGCCATTTCTTTTCAGATATAGATTTCACTTACAGAGACGCTGATAATTATAAAGCAGGAGGCGGCGGAGAAATTCAATACTCACAATTCACCAAATATAATATCTCGGGCACCGCGGGTTGGAAACCCAACGAGCACGAGGAATTAACCGCTTCACTTATTTATGACAAGGCTACGGATGTCGGCTATCCGGCTTTGCCCATGGATGTGTCGCTTGCGGAAGCCCTGATCGGATCGGTACAATATGAACGTCATGGCCTTACAAGCACTATTCAACATTGGGCAACAAAATTATACTACAATACTGTTACCCATATTATGGACGACACGAAACGGCCCGTTGTGCCTATTCGCATGGATATGCCTGGTTACACTAAAACAAGAGGTTTTTACTCCAAACTGAGCGGCGCTACCCACAATCATAGCTGGAGGCTTAATTTATCAGGTCATTACAACACCTCTTATGCGGAAATGACCATGTATGCCAACAACCCCGCTGAGAAGGATATGTTTATGTTAACCTGGCCCGGCATAAACACTATGTATAGCGGTCTTTTTGCGGAAGATAAAATCAGCCTGACTGATCATTTTAACGCCGCAGTAACCCTGGGCACCGGACTGCATCATAATATCATAAAAAGTGATTTCGGCCGGCAGAGCCTGGCCATCTTTTACCCGGGAATGCAGCAAAGCAAAACACGATGGCTTAAAAATCTTTCAACCGAACTTCAGTATCATCGTTCGGGATGGCAGTATAGCCTGGAGGCGGGATACGGAGAAAGAGCGCCTTCTGTTTCGGAAGGATATGGTTTTTACTTATTTAATAGCTTCGACCAGTTCGATTACATCGGCAAACCTGACATGAAGAATGAAAAATCACTAGAGCTGCATGCAGAATCTTCACACATAAGTTCCAGGTTTAACTTTAAAGCACAGGCCAGCTATTTCCATATCTTCGACTATATTATAGGCAAGCCCAATCCGGAGTTTTCGCCCATGACTATTGGCGCCAATGGCATTAAAGTATACGAACAACTGCCTGCTGCCACTATCATTAATACCAGCATTGATGCAGGTTACCGGCTGCCTTACCACTTGCTGTTGTCGGGTAAAGCTACTTATAGAAGGGGAAGATCAGGAGGGCTTAACCTGCCGTTGATTCAGCCCTTCAGCTATGGCACTACCCTGCAATACCAGCATCAGTTATTCATTGCCGAAGTAAGTGCAGAGGGCGCCCTGAAGCAAACAAAATACAGCCCTGAGTTCGGAGAAACAGCGGCAAGAGCTTACGCCCTGTTTAATATTTCAGCCTCACGCCAATTTAATTTGCAAAATCAGAAGATAACTGTTAAAGCAGGTGTTGAAAATTTATTGGATGAATATTACAGTACTTTTGCAGACTGGAACAGGATACCCAGAATGGGAAGGAACATCTTTATTAACCTACTTTATAGCTTTTAA
- a CDS encoding GxxExxY protein codes for MNINDITYEVRGAIFSVFRELGPGLFETVYEAALSYKLIQRGLQMRTQVNIPAYYKDVKLEIGFRADIIVNSSVIIEVKSIETLHSVHKKQLLTYLRLSGLKVGILVNFNVDSLIDKGSIVRIIN; via the coding sequence ATGAACATCAATGATATAACCTATGAAGTTCGGGGCGCTATTTTTTCGGTTTTTAGAGAATTAGGCCCGGGACTTTTTGAAACCGTATATGAAGCTGCATTGTCATACAAATTAATACAAAGGGGACTTCAAATGCGAACCCAGGTTAATATCCCGGCATATTATAAAGATGTCAAACTTGAAATCGGATTCCGGGCTGACATCATTGTAAATAGTTCCGTAATTATAGAAGTTAAATCTATTGAAACGTTGCACAGTGTGCATAAAAAGCAATTACTAACCTATTTGAGATTGTCAGGATTAAAAGTTGGTATCCTGGTAAATTTTAACGTGGATTCCTTGATAGATAAAGGGAGCATAGTCAGGATTATCAACTAA
- the nosZ gene encoding Sec-dependent nitrous-oxide reductase: protein MLYKKVSVALLALVSLYAASCKPKGTSNAVSGDAAVKTYVAPGKYDEFYNFVSGGFSGQLSVYGLPSGRLLRVIPVFSVDPEKGWGYSEETKPMLNTSHGFVPWDDLHHVEMSMSDGVADGKWVFVNGNNTPRLARIDLKTFRTAEIIELPNSAGNHSSPFGTENSEYIVAGTRFSVPEDGSNSDVPIDTYKDNFKGHISFVSIDKTSGDMNLAFQLKTPGINFDLARAGKGKSAGWFFFSCYNSEQANTLLEVNASQKDKDFIMAVNWKKAEEYVKAGKGKKQPVNYAHNKYNEETHTATSEMKKEVIVLDITEFPDIVYFIPCPKSPHGCDVDPSGEYIVGSGKLAALLPVFSYDKIQKAIADKSFEQEGYAGIPVIKYESALYGEVEKPGLGPLHTEFDANGNAYTSFFVSSEVVKWNIKELKVLDRQPTYYSVGHLMVPGGNTKKPFGKYLVAYNKITKDRYLPTGPELSQSAQLYDISGDKMQLILDFPTIGEPHYAQAVPAELIRDQQLKIFDINANKHPFVTKGEKESKVTRDGNKVHVYITAVRSHFAPDNIEGVQLGDEVFFHVTNLEQDWDVPHGFGVKGANNAELLVMPGETLTLKWVPDRTGIFPIYCTDFCSALHQEMSGYVRVSPKGSNVPLSFSLGKGKGAQ, encoded by the coding sequence ATGCTTTACAAAAAAGTATCGGTTGCGTTGTTGGCATTGGTTTCGCTATATGCCGCCTCCTGCAAACCAAAAGGAACCAGTAACGCGGTGAGTGGAGATGCCGCAGTCAAAACATACGTTGCTCCGGGTAAATACGACGAGTTCTATAATTTTGTGTCGGGTGGTTTTAGCGGGCAGTTAAGTGTGTACGGACTGCCCAGCGGACGACTGCTTCGTGTAATACCGGTTTTTTCCGTCGATCCTGAAAAGGGCTGGGGCTATAGCGAGGAAACAAAACCTATGTTGAATACTTCTCATGGTTTTGTACCCTGGGATGATTTACATCATGTGGAAATGTCAATGTCAGATGGGGTGGCAGATGGAAAGTGGGTATTCGTAAACGGCAATAATACTCCGAGACTGGCACGCATTGACCTGAAAACATTCCGTACCGCAGAGATAATCGAATTGCCTAATAGTGCGGGTAATCATAGTTCTCCCTTCGGAACCGAAAATTCAGAATACATAGTGGCCGGTACACGTTTCAGCGTTCCGGAAGATGGTAGCAATAGCGATGTGCCTATTGATACTTATAAAGACAATTTTAAAGGACATATCAGTTTCGTCAGCATTGACAAAACGAGCGGTGACATGAACCTGGCTTTTCAATTGAAAACACCGGGTATTAATTTCGACCTGGCGCGTGCTGGTAAAGGAAAATCAGCCGGATGGTTCTTCTTCAGTTGCTATAACTCTGAGCAGGCGAACACCTTACTGGAAGTAAATGCATCACAAAAAGATAAAGACTTTATAATGGCTGTTAACTGGAAGAAAGCCGAGGAGTATGTTAAGGCAGGCAAGGGTAAGAAGCAGCCGGTGAATTATGCGCATAATAAATATAATGAAGAGACACATACGGCAACCTCGGAAATGAAGAAAGAAGTGATCGTATTAGATATAACAGAGTTCCCGGATATCGTATATTTTATTCCCTGCCCTAAGTCGCCCCATGGTTGTGATGTTGATCCCAGCGGTGAATATATTGTAGGTAGTGGCAAGCTGGCGGCTTTACTACCGGTATTCAGCTATGATAAAATTCAGAAAGCGATTGCTGATAAATCTTTTGAACAGGAGGGATATGCAGGTATACCGGTTATTAAGTATGAATCGGCTTTATACGGAGAAGTAGAAAAACCCGGTTTGGGGCCCTTACATACTGAATTTGATGCGAATGGCAATGCATATACTTCTTTCTTTGTTTCGTCAGAAGTGGTAAAATGGAATATCAAAGAACTGAAAGTGCTGGATCGACAACCTACTTACTATTCTGTTGGACACCTGATGGTTCCCGGCGGAAATACTAAAAAGCCATTTGGTAAATATCTGGTTGCGTATAATAAAATAACTAAAGACCGCTACTTGCCAACCGGTCCTGAATTGTCTCAGAGCGCCCAGCTGTATGATATCAGTGGTGATAAGATGCAATTGATACTTGACTTTCCTACGATAGGCGAGCCTCACTATGCACAGGCTGTACCTGCTGAACTTATCAGGGATCAGCAACTGAAAATTTTTGATATCAATGCCAATAAACATCCTTTTGTTACTAAAGGGGAAAAAGAATCTAAAGTAACGAGAGATGGCAACAAGGTACATGTATATATTACCGCAGTGCGCTCCCATTTTGCACCAGACAATATTGAGGGCGTTCAATTAGGTGATGAGGTTTTCTTTCATGTAACTAACCTGGAGCAGGATTGGGATGTACCACATGGATTTGGTGTAAAAGGCGCCAACAACGCAGAGCTATTGGTCATGCCCGGGGAAACACTCACGTTGAAATGGGTGCCGGATCGTACAGGAATCTTCCCTATTTACTGTACAGACTTTTGTTCTGCCCTGCACCAGGAAATGTCGGGATATGTAAGGGTGTCTCCTAAGGGGAGTAATGTTCCGTTAAGTTTTAGTTTAGGTAAAGGTAAGGGTGCGCAATAG
- a CDS encoding c-type cytochrome, with protein sequence MKKKTIAMCSLVLALFIASCGGDGNQSAPSTAAPEQQAGTTESASYDPKRGEGKFDETNVTVGALDTAKAANGKTIAETKCFSCHKVTNEKLVGPGWKGVTERRTPHWIMNFITNPDPMIDKDPEVQAQLELCLVRMPNQNLAEEEARAIVEYMRQNDGAK encoded by the coding sequence ATGAAAAAGAAAACTATAGCAATGTGTAGCCTGGTGTTGGCCTTGTTTATTGCTTCCTGTGGAGGCGATGGTAACCAATCAGCCCCTTCAACAGCGGCTCCGGAGCAGCAGGCAGGCACAACAGAATCAGCATCGTACGACCCTAAACGGGGGGAGGGTAAGTTTGACGAAACCAATGTAACGGTAGGCGCTTTGGATACCGCTAAAGCTGCAAATGGAAAAACTATTGCAGAAACCAAATGCTTTTCCTGTCACAAAGTTACAAACGAAAAATTGGTAGGCCCGGGTTGGAAGGGTGTAACAGAAAGAAGAACTCCCCATTGGATCATGAATTTTATTACAAATCCGGATCCGATGATCGATAAAGATCCCGAAGTGCAGGCACAGCTGGAGTTATGCCTGGTTCGCATGCCTAATCAAAACCTGGCAGAAGAAGAGGCAAGGGCAATTGTGGAATATATGCGTCAGAACGATGGGGCCAAATAA
- a CDS encoding hemerythrin domain-containing protein has protein sequence MQRHSSIIPLSRDHHTGLLCCWKLRQGIRKSIKAERMAAYLLYFWNTHLVKHFKEEESLLFNTTDDPLCTQAVLQHEEFQTLVGKIQSTAITEEIAQFADLLEHHIRFEERVVFPHLEKSFNQEKLASLGKRIEDLHAQPVPDDFPDEFWK, from the coding sequence ATGCAAAGACATAGCAGTATAATTCCCCTTTCACGAGACCATCATACAGGTTTGCTTTGTTGCTGGAAATTAAGACAGGGCATCAGGAAAAGCATTAAAGCTGAACGGATGGCAGCCTACCTGCTTTATTTTTGGAACACGCACCTTGTAAAACATTTCAAGGAAGAGGAATCATTATTGTTTAATACCACAGATGACCCCTTATGTACTCAGGCTGTTCTCCAACATGAAGAATTTCAAACACTGGTCGGCAAGATTCAATCAACTGCGATCACTGAAGAGATAGCACAATTTGCCGACTTATTGGAACATCATATCCGGTTTGAAGAAAGAGTGGTATTTCCACACCTGGAAAAATCTTTTAACCAGGAAAAGCTAGCTAGTTTAGGTAAGCGAATAGAGGATTTACATGCCCAGCCAGTTCCCGACGATTTCCCGGATGAATTCTGGAAGTAG
- a CDS encoding SDR family NAD(P)-dependent oxidoreductase, whose translation MSYVLITGAAKGIGNAIAVELAKQKRGLILIDIDERQLLDAAQYIRDNYYVDVVTIVQDLSTPEAAQTIFDRTRWYHNYLNVIVNNAGYGLNAPFIELKIDDQLNIIDVNIKAQLRIAHAFIPVLKRFSQSYLLNVGSTTCYQSVPYLSVYAASKAFVVSFTRSLRFELKDTPVSVSCLIPGATDTAFVTRAGMAAHTLKTADRFNMTPQAVAAIAVKGLFKRKSEIVPGFSNKVNAYITRFVPKIWIEKVAANIYKPRKAEASVHQEVATQY comes from the coding sequence ATGTCGTATGTTTTAATAACCGGCGCTGCAAAAGGTATAGGCAATGCTATTGCAGTTGAACTGGCGAAACAGAAAAGAGGATTAATACTCATAGATATAGATGAACGGCAGTTGCTGGACGCTGCGCAGTACATCAGGGATAATTACTATGTAGATGTTGTTACGATTGTACAGGACCTGAGCACACCGGAAGCAGCCCAAACTATCTTTGATCGTACTCGTTGGTATCACAATTACCTGAACGTTATAGTCAATAACGCAGGCTATGGATTGAATGCCCCTTTTATCGAACTGAAGATAGACGATCAGCTCAACATTATTGATGTTAATATCAAAGCGCAGTTGAGAATAGCGCATGCGTTTATACCGGTGCTGAAAAGATTTTCCCAATCGTATCTGTTGAATGTAGGCAGCACTACCTGTTACCAGTCGGTACCTTATTTATCGGTATATGCAGCATCTAAAGCTTTTGTAGTGTCATTCACCAGGAGCCTCAGGTTTGAGTTAAAAGATACACCGGTTTCGGTAAGCTGCCTTATTCCCGGAGCCACAGATACAGCATTTGTAACCAGAGCGGGCATGGCGGCTCATACACTAAAAACAGCCGACCGGTTTAATATGACACCACAGGCAGTAGCTGCTATTGCTGTTAAGGGTTTGTTTAAGCGCAAGTCGGAGATCGTTCCGGGATTTTCGAATAAGGTTAATGCCTATATAACCCGGTTCGTACCTAAAATATGGATAGAGAAAGTCGCGGCAAATATATACAAGCCCAGGAAGGCTGAGGCATCTGTACATCAGGAAGTCGCTACGCAATACTGA
- a CDS encoding phytanoyl-CoA dioxygenase family protein, whose amino-acid sequence MSKATQQFHYYDGITSLHTQHLKTHGILHFKQFVSAHTVKQLLFEVKSVETFLLNKGATAVNGIPLKFGSDVNGAPLIQRIAFASQYSKVLKEFLKSHKVQQLVNLLAPFDGRIGETEKDGLVVNHYLNTEHSGFTRLGWHTDSPRDLFLGSRIKPMLNVGLHLDDCPQSNGGLRVLAGTHSKGLLTLFFRKRYFIDHKPDDKEVGLDIEAGDLTVHDGRLWHRVQQSPFIGAQSRRRVMYIPVVTGAYQPKHELSGTPFYHKLAKLALAKPKKQATPAFTPELTPTI is encoded by the coding sequence ATGAGTAAGGCTACACAGCAGTTTCACTATTACGATGGAATAACTTCCCTGCACACACAACATTTAAAAACACATGGTATTTTGCATTTCAAACAGTTTGTTTCGGCACACACCGTGAAGCAATTACTATTTGAAGTAAAATCGGTTGAGACCTTTTTATTGAATAAAGGAGCAACTGCGGTTAACGGCATTCCCTTAAAATTTGGTTCAGACGTTAACGGCGCTCCGTTGATACAGCGCATCGCATTTGCGTCGCAATATAGTAAAGTGCTGAAGGAGTTTTTAAAAAGCCATAAGGTACAGCAGTTGGTAAACCTGTTAGCGCCATTCGATGGTCGTATTGGTGAGACCGAGAAAGATGGCCTGGTGGTAAATCATTATCTGAATACCGAGCACAGTGGTTTTACAAGGTTAGGTTGGCACACCGACAGCCCGCGCGATCTGTTTTTAGGTTCACGTATTAAACCGATGTTAAATGTAGGGTTGCATTTGGATGATTGCCCTCAAAGCAATGGCGGGTTAAGAGTATTGGCTGGCACCCATAGTAAGGGCTTGCTGACCTTATTCTTCAGGAAAAGATATTTTATCGATCATAAACCAGATGATAAAGAAGTGGGTCTTGATATTGAAGCGGGAGATCTGACGGTTCATGACGGGCGTCTCTGGCACCGCGTACAGCAGTCTCCTTTCATTGGAGCGCAAAGCCGCCGCCGCGTAATGTACATCCCGGTAGTAACCGGTGCTTACCAACCCAAGCATGAGTTGAGCGGCACTCCTTTCTATCACAAACTGGCGAAGCTGGCTTTAGCTAAACCCAAAAAGCAAGCTACACCTGCTTTTACGCCCGAATTAACACCCACCATATGA
- a CDS encoding trans-sulfuration enzyme family protein: MSNNATQTIHSIPVDPLTGSIAVPIYQTSTFVQEAPGVNLGYDYSRTNNPTRATLEKILAGLEGGHTGAAFASGLAAIDAVVKLLQSGDEIVAVDDIYGGAFRLFTHVYEQFGIKVKYVDSTNTNNVFEAITPQTKLIWIETPTNPTLKISDIATIARIAKANNCLLCVDNTFASPALQQPLLLGADIVVHSATKYLGGHCDLIAGVVVTKTEELGAKIKFIQNASGAVLGPFECWLIIRGVETLHLRVKQHCINALEVARYLEQHPAVEKVFYPGLEQHANYAIARQQASGFGGVVSFTLKEDTEDAATKFVTATTYFRLAESLGGVKSLLCHPAAMTHKSIPVEKRRAAGVSDSLIRLSVGLEETGDLINDLEQAFAHSVSEQKNTKFNGHYLG; this comes from the coding sequence ATGAGCAACAACGCAACACAAACCATTCACAGTATACCCGTAGATCCGCTTACAGGTTCAATTGCTGTTCCCATTTATCAAACTTCCACTTTTGTGCAGGAGGCTCCTGGTGTAAACCTCGGCTATGATTATTCACGAACGAATAACCCAACAAGAGCTACTTTGGAGAAGATCCTAGCAGGCCTTGAAGGCGGCCACACCGGCGCTGCTTTTGCCAGTGGGCTGGCTGCTATTGACGCCGTAGTAAAGCTGCTGCAAAGTGGTGATGAGATTGTAGCGGTAGATGATATTTACGGAGGGGCCTTCCGGCTTTTCACTCATGTATATGAGCAGTTCGGCATCAAAGTAAAATATGTGGATAGTACGAATACGAATAATGTTTTTGAAGCTATTACTCCTCAAACCAAGCTGATCTGGATTGAAACGCCTACCAATCCTACCCTGAAAATATCTGACATAGCTACCATTGCCAGGATCGCTAAAGCCAACAACTGCCTGCTTTGTGTTGATAATACTTTTGCTTCTCCGGCATTGCAACAACCTTTATTACTGGGCGCCGATATAGTAGTGCATTCTGCTACCAAATACCTGGGTGGGCATTGCGATTTAATAGCAGGAGTGGTAGTAACAAAAACAGAAGAACTGGGCGCTAAAATAAAGTTTATACAAAATGCCAGTGGCGCTGTATTAGGACCATTTGAATGCTGGCTGATCATAAGAGGAGTTGAAACATTACATCTCAGGGTTAAGCAGCATTGTATCAACGCGCTTGAGGTTGCCAGGTACCTGGAACAGCATCCGGCTGTAGAAAAAGTTTTTTACCCGGGACTGGAGCAGCATGCTAATTATGCTATAGCAAGGCAACAGGCGAGCGGTTTTGGGGGAGTGGTTTCATTCACTTTGAAAGAAGATACAGAAGACGCCGCTACAAAGTTTGTTACTGCTACAACATATTTCAGGTTGGCCGAAAGCCTGGGTGGAGTGAAAAGTCTTTTATGTCATCCTGCCGCTATGACGCATAAAAGTATTCCCGTAGAGAAACGAAGAGCAGCCGGAGTAAGCGATAGCCTGATCAGGCTGTCAGTGGGTTTGGAGGAAACCGGTGATCTGATCAATGACCTGGAGCAGGCCTTCGCACATTCGGTATCAGAACAGAAAAATACAAAATTTAACGGTCACTATCTGGGATAG
- a CDS encoding TSUP family transporter — protein MNDEAAVIKKANEAGASFPFLLRMEGLRVLVIGGDNMAIRHLKEIDNSAPGAEVRIIAEQLSEDLKGWADTHGKVVVEDRPYDPFDIQHADAVIIATGDFALINQINSDAAEYGLANVRIGQSALHTENVDGNALSTAKGGLKGLSNKRIATYALAAFGFMLIGHMIFSYWPFQEIRIHAVNLYSSLDRAFLIMLAAGFVAQLVDGALGMGYGVASTTILLSAGVSPAAISGSIHTAEMFASGASGYSHYKFGNVNKKLFKTLLLPGVVGAIAGAVLLVYLGEKFSDWVRPILAVYTLFLGVKILSNAFKKKVVRKKFRRYGALAGAGGFLDSFGGGGWGPLVTTTLITKGRTPKYVIGSVSLTEFFVTLSSAFTFFILLGVSHWQTIVGLIIGGLIAAPFAAKLAGRLPRRTAFILLGVLVIVWSARILIKLL, from the coding sequence ATGAATGATGAGGCAGCTGTTATTAAGAAAGCAAACGAAGCAGGAGCTTCTTTTCCTTTTCTTTTGCGCATGGAAGGCTTGCGGGTGCTTGTTATTGGCGGCGATAACATGGCTATCCGGCATCTTAAAGAAATTGATAATAGTGCACCGGGAGCAGAAGTGCGTATTATAGCAGAACAGTTAAGTGAAGATTTGAAAGGATGGGCTGATACACATGGAAAAGTTGTTGTAGAAGACCGGCCCTACGATCCATTTGATATACAACATGCAGATGCAGTCATTATAGCGACCGGCGATTTTGCATTAATCAACCAGATCAATAGTGACGCAGCTGAATACGGTTTGGCCAACGTACGTATAGGACAATCTGCTCTGCATACTGAAAATGTGGATGGCAATGCCTTATCAACTGCAAAGGGCGGTTTAAAAGGACTGTCTAATAAGAGAATTGCCACCTATGCATTGGCTGCGTTTGGCTTTATGCTGATTGGACATATGATCTTTTCTTATTGGCCTTTCCAGGAAATCAGGATACATGCAGTTAACCTGTATAGTTCATTGGATCGGGCATTTTTGATTATGCTGGCCGCGGGCTTTGTTGCACAGCTGGTTGATGGTGCACTGGGTATGGGTTATGGCGTAGCCAGCACCACGATATTGTTATCTGCAGGAGTAAGTCCGGCCGCCATTAGCGGCAGTATACATACCGCAGAAATGTTCGCCAGTGGTGCATCAGGATATAGCCATTATAAGTTTGGTAACGTTAATAAGAAATTGTTCAAGACCTTGTTGTTACCGGGCGTTGTCGGCGCAATAGCCGGGGCTGTTTTATTGGTATATCTCGGAGAAAAGTTCAGTGATTGGGTGAGACCTATACTGGCAGTGTATACACTTTTCCTGGGAGTCAAAATATTGTCCAATGCGTTTAAGAAAAAAGTAGTAAGGAAAAAGTTTCGAAGATATGGCGCTTTAGCAGGAGCCGGAGGCTTTTTAGATTCCTTCGGGGGCGGGGGATGGGGGCCCTTGGTTACTACAACGCTCATTACAAAAGGACGTACGCCTAAATATGTGATCGGATCTGTAAGTCTCACTGAATTTTTTGTGACCTTGTCCAGCGCCTTTACCTTTTTCATTTTGTTGGGAGTGAGCCACTGGCAAACTATTGTTGGCCTTATTATCGGTGGTTTGATTGCAGCACCATTTGCAGCGAAACTGGCCGGAAGATTGCCTCGGAGAACGGCTTTCATTCTCTTGGGTGTACTGGTGATTGTGTGGAGTGCCAGGATCTTAATCAAACTGTTATAA
- a CDS encoding sterol desaturase family protein has translation MHLNFLAFAIPLFLFFIACEYLYSKRSGKNFFQYAESVANINVGIAERLLDLFTTGLFFYFFTYVYKNFALFDIKENFLVWVLLFLVTDFIWYWYHRLAHEINAFWAAHVVHHQSEDFNYTVSARITVFQAVIRSLFWAVLPLLGFPPLMISILLLVHGIYPFFIHTQALGKWGWFEKILVTPTHHGIHHASNPEYLDKNYGDVLIIWDKLFGTFVEENKNIKITYGLTKPLESHSFLWQHFHFVLEILLNFYHAKGFKQKWRTLFGKPDDLDSRYRDILERKFLRHRRTKETPTKAMRYYVSIQTGISLLVLFIVLLFEQYFSAKSLTLFSLFIIISLINCGAILDQRRWISYLEIARVCLVLFILYYYQPSSYTATLFVSTIMIGIIYFSDIQRFYTRILYSRSES, from the coding sequence ATGCATTTAAATTTCTTAGCGTTTGCTATTCCGCTGTTTCTTTTTTTTATAGCCTGCGAGTACCTGTATTCTAAAAGAAGCGGGAAGAATTTTTTCCAGTATGCAGAGTCGGTAGCGAATATCAATGTGGGTATAGCCGAACGCTTACTGGATCTTTTTACGACAGGTTTGTTCTTTTACTTCTTCACCTATGTATACAAAAATTTCGCCCTGTTCGATATTAAAGAAAACTTCCTGGTATGGGTCCTTCTCTTCCTGGTTACCGATTTTATCTGGTACTGGTACCACCGGTTGGCGCATGAGATCAATGCTTTTTGGGCAGCACATGTGGTGCACCATCAAAGCGAAGACTTCAATTATACGGTTTCCGCAAGGATTACTGTATTTCAGGCGGTCATACGCAGTTTATTCTGGGCCGTATTGCCCTTGTTAGGTTTTCCCCCGTTGATGATATCTATCTTACTACTGGTACATGGTATCTACCCATTTTTTATCCATACACAGGCGCTGGGCAAATGGGGATGGTTTGAGAAAATACTGGTAACGCCTACACATCATGGTATCCACCATGCATCCAATCCTGAATATCTTGATAAAAACTATGGAGATGTATTGATCATCTGGGACAAGCTTTTTGGCACTTTCGTTGAAGAAAATAAAAATATTAAAATAACATATGGCCTGACCAAACCATTGGAAAGCCATAGCTTTCTGTGGCAACACTTTCACTTTGTACTGGAAATATTGCTCAACTTTTACCATGCAAAAGGTTTCAAACAAAAATGGCGTACGCTGTTTGGAAAGCCAGATGACCTGGATTCGCGGTACCGGGACATCCTCGAAAGGAAGTTCTTACGCCATCGGCGTACAAAAGAAACACCCACAAAAGCTATGCGCTACTACGTAAGTATACAAACTGGCATATCATTGCTGGTGCTTTTTATTGTCTTATTATTCGAGCAGTATTTTTCGGCAAAGTCGCTCACCCTGTTCTCGCTTTTTATCATCATCAGCCTGATCAATTGCGGCGCTATACTTGATCAGCGCCGATGGATATCTTACCTGGAAATAGCCAGGGTATGCCTGGTGTTATTCATACTATACTATTATCAGCCTTCCAGCTATACCGCTACCTTATTTGTATCAACTATTATGATCGGCATTATATACTTCAGCGATATTCAACGATTTTATACGCGTATTTTATACAGCAGATCAGAAAGCTGA